A section of the Clostridium felsineum DSM 794 genome encodes:
- the der gene encoding ribosome biogenesis GTPase Der, translating into MSKPIVSIVGRPNVGKSTLFNKLAGRRVSIVEDTPGVTRDRIYAESEWVGKKFTIIDTGGIEPENNDIILTQMRRQAQIAIEMSDVIVFMVDGKQGLTDTDNEVAVMLRRSKKPIVLVVNKIDKNVEENNIYEFYNLGIGDPVSISSSQGLGIGDMLDEVVERFKASEEDEEEEEYIKVAFVGKPNVGKSSLTNRILGEERVIVSDIPGTTRDAIDSFLETEFGKLILIDTAGLRRKSRIKEEIERYSAVRTMAAIERCDVCTLILDATEPISEQDERIIGYAHENNKAILVIVNKWDLIEKDDKTMDNFKKNLEVKFSFMAYAPFLFISAKTGQRVHKVLSEIKKCYDNYNKRIATGVLNDVISNAVLMKEPPVVAFKRLKIFYVTQTDVKPPTFIFFVNNPELLHFSYRRYLENKLRQSFDFEGTGIKLIFKERKN; encoded by the coding sequence ATGTCTAAACCAATAGTTTCGATAGTTGGAAGACCTAATGTAGGAAAATCAACTTTATTTAATAAGCTTGCTGGAAGAAGGGTCTCAATTGTTGAGGATACTCCAGGAGTTACAAGAGATAGAATATATGCCGAATCCGAGTGGGTAGGAAAGAAATTTACTATAATAGATACAGGTGGAATTGAACCTGAAAACAACGATATAATACTTACACAAATGAGAAGACAGGCGCAAATAGCAATTGAAATGTCAGATGTTATTGTCTTTATGGTGGATGGTAAGCAGGGTCTTACAGATACCGATAACGAAGTTGCTGTTATGCTTAGAAGAAGTAAGAAGCCAATAGTTTTAGTTGTAAATAAAATCGATAAAAATGTTGAAGAAAATAATATATATGAATTCTACAACCTTGGAATAGGTGATCCTGTTTCAATATCATCATCTCAAGGACTTGGAATAGGCGATATGTTAGACGAAGTTGTAGAAAGATTTAAGGCCTCTGAAGAAGATGAAGAGGAAGAAGAATATATAAAAGTTGCCTTTGTTGGAAAGCCTAACGTAGGAAAATCATCTCTTACTAACAGAATTCTAGGAGAGGAAAGAGTTATAGTAAGTGACATACCTGGAACTACTAGAGATGCTATTGACAGCTTTTTGGAAACAGAATTTGGAAAATTAATTCTTATAGATACAGCTGGACTTAGAAGAAAAAGTAGGATAAAAGAAGAAATAGAAAGATACAGTGCTGTAAGAACTATGGCAGCTATAGAAAGATGTGACGTATGCACTCTTATACTAGATGCTACAGAGCCTATAAGTGAGCAGGATGAAAGAATAATAGGTTATGCACATGAGAATAATAAAGCAATTTTAGTTATTGTTAATAAATGGGATCTTATAGAGAAAGATGACAAAACTATGGATAACTTTAAAAAGAATTTAGAAGTTAAATTCTCCTTTATGGCATATGCTCCATTTTTGTTTATATCAGCCAAAACAGGTCAAAGAGTACATAAAGTTCTTTCAGAAATAAAGAAATGTTATGATAACTATAATAAGAGAATTGCCACTGGAGTTTTAAATGATGTTATAAGCAATGCTGTTTTAATGAAGGAACCGCCAGTAGTTGCATTTAAAAGACTTAAGATATTTTATGTTACACAAACAGACGTAAAACCACCTACCTTTATATTTTTTGTAAATAATCCTGAGCTTCTTCATTTTTCTTATAGAAGATATTTAGAAAATAAATTAAGACAGAGCTTTGATTTTGAAGGTACAGGAATTAAGCTGATATTTAAGGAAAGGAAGAACTAA
- a CDS encoding DUF512 domain-containing protein — protein sequence MKNKIIKIEPQSIAEEMDIEVGDSLLSINDKEVKDIIDYRFLMADDYVVVKIQKQNGEVWELEIEKEYDEKLGVEFESGILDSAKSCSNKCIFCFIDQLPKGMRETLYFKDDDSRLSFLQGNFVTLTNMSDDDIDRIIKYRISPINVSVQTTDLELRKKMLNNRFAGNLIERMKKLSEAGIIMNCQVVLCPGINNEKVFSKTVEDLYEFYPYVKNIAGVPVGITSFREGLFEMKAYDAESAKIEIENIKPLQDKFIKEIGAPFVRLSDEFYVLSGIPIPKTEFYGEFEQFEDGIGMIRTFRDNIDMSLNKLDENIHKSFTMVTGVLAYEEIYKAAKVLMEKSSGLKINVIKVINKFFGEKITVAGLLTGSDILKCLKESESSDYIILPANMLKSDEDIFLDDVRVTDIERELNKKVLVCDYSGEDLVDIINKYGREE from the coding sequence ATGAAAAATAAAATTATTAAAATCGAGCCTCAAAGTATAGCCGAAGAAATGGATATTGAGGTTGGTGATAGTCTTTTAAGTATAAATGATAAAGAGGTTAAGGATATAATAGACTATAGATTCTTAATGGCGGACGATTATGTCGTTGTGAAAATACAAAAGCAAAACGGTGAAGTATGGGAGCTTGAAATAGAAAAAGAATACGATGAAAAGCTGGGAGTAGAATTTGAAAGTGGAATTTTAGATTCAGCTAAAAGTTGTAGTAATAAGTGTATATTTTGTTTCATAGATCAACTTCCTAAAGGAATGAGAGAAACACTTTATTTCAAGGATGATGACTCAAGACTTTCCTTCCTTCAAGGTAATTTTGTAACACTTACAAATATGAGTGATGACGACATAGATAGAATAATAAAATATAGAATAAGTCCAATTAACGTATCTGTTCAAACTACGGATCTTGAGCTAAGAAAAAAGATGTTAAACAATAGATTTGCAGGAAACCTAATTGAGAGAATGAAAAAGCTTTCTGAGGCAGGTATAATAATGAATTGTCAAGTAGTATTATGCCCGGGTATAAATAATGAAAAAGTCTTTTCAAAAACAGTAGAGGATCTATATGAGTTTTATCCATATGTTAAAAACATAGCAGGTGTTCCTGTTGGAATAACTTCTTTTAGAGAAGGTCTTTTTGAAATGAAAGCCTATGATGCTGAAAGTGCAAAGATAGAAATTGAAAATATTAAACCTCTTCAAGATAAGTTTATAAAAGAAATAGGTGCACCTTTTGTAAGGCTTTCTGATGAATTTTATGTATTGTCAGGTATACCAATCCCCAAGACAGAATTTTATGGGGAATTTGAACAATTTGAAGATGGTATAGGTATGATACGTACTTTTAGAGATAATATAGATATGTCCTTAAACAAATTAGACGAGAATATACATAAATCCTTCACTATGGTTACAGGTGTTTTAGCATATGAGGAAATATATAAGGCAGCAAAAGTACTAATGGAAAAAAGCTCTGGGCTTAAAATAAATGTGATTAAAGTAATAAATAAGTTCTTTGGTGAAAAAATAACTGTAGCTGGTCTTTTAACAGGTAGTGATATTTTAAAGTGTTTAAAGGAAAGTGAGTCTAGCGATTATATAATATTGCCAGCTAATATGTTAAAAAGTGATGAAGATATATTTTTGGATGACGTTAGAGTTACTGATATTGAGCGAGAACTAAATAAAAAGGTTCTTGTGTGCGATTATTCAGGAGAGGATTTAGTAGATATAATAAACAAATATGGCAGGGAGGAATAA
- the pstC gene encoding phosphate ABC transporter permease subunit PstC yields MEKRSFLKKLKTEYIGRGFATICGLFIVVLTLSIIFFIASKGLTIFTKRHYSILNFLMSSTWKPDAKNPNLGAFIFLEGSTAVSIGAVIISTPMAIALAVFMNMISPKLGERVLKPALELFVGIPSVVYGWIGVTVLVPLIKRNFGGVGFSLAAGILVLSIMILPTIASLSSDAIKNVHNEYIEGSYGLGATRWQTIYKIIIPSSKNGILTGVVLGLARAFGEALAVQMVIGNTVKSVHGLFSPTTTLTSVLTMDMANTPNGTAWNDALWSLAFLLLVISFVFILIIRFIGRKGEV; encoded by the coding sequence ATGGAAAAAAGAAGTTTTCTAAAAAAACTTAAAACGGAATATATTGGAAGAGGTTTTGCTACCATTTGTGGGCTTTTTATAGTTGTTTTAACCCTTTCAATAATTTTTTTTATTGCATCTAAAGGATTAACAATATTCACTAAAAGGCATTATTCTATTTTGAATTTTTTAATGTCAAGTACATGGAAGCCAGACGCTAAAAATCCCAACCTTGGGGCATTTATATTTTTAGAAGGCTCAACAGCGGTTTCAATAGGAGCGGTAATTATAAGTACACCAATGGCAATTGCTTTAGCTGTGTTTATGAATATGATATCACCTAAATTAGGAGAAAGAGTATTAAAGCCAGCTTTAGAACTCTTTGTTGGAATTCCATCGGTTGTTTATGGTTGGATTGGAGTAACTGTACTGGTTCCACTTATAAAAAGAAATTTTGGTGGTGTTGGTTTTAGTTTGGCGGCAGGAATTTTGGTACTCAGCATAATGATATTACCAACTATTGCTAGTCTTTCTTCGGATGCTATAAAAAATGTACACAACGAATATATCGAAGGCTCATACGGACTAGGTGCCACAAGATGGCAAACAATATATAAAATAATAATACCATCAAGCAAGAATGGTATACTTACAGGAGTTGTCTTAGGACTTGCAAGGGCTTTTGGAGAGGCGTTAGCTGTTCAGATGGTAATAGGAAATACTGTGAAATCAGTTCATGGGCTTTTTTCGCCTACTACAACGCTTACCAGTGTATTAACAATGGACATGGCTAATACTCCAAATGGTACTGCATGGAATGATGCACTTTGGTCTCTTGCATTTTTACTTCTTGTAATTTCTTTTGTATTTATATTGATTATAAGATTCATAGGGAGAAAAGGTGAAGTTTAA
- the pstB gene encoding phosphate ABC transporter ATP-binding protein PstB, translating to MGIIQTKDLNLYYGSAQALKKIDLDFTKNTVTALIGPSGCGKSTFLRTINRMNDLISTVKIDGQVLFEGKDVYKDYDEIELRKRVGMVFQKPNPFPMSIYDNVAYGPRIHGIKNKSKLDELVEKSLKGSALWDEVKDRLKKSALGLSGGQQQRLCIARTLAVEPEVLLMDEPTSALDPISTLKIEELMDELKHKYTVIIVTHNMQQAGRISDNTAFFLNGEVIENGKTEDIFYKPKDKRTEDYITGRFG from the coding sequence ATGGGCATAATACAAACTAAAGACCTAAATTTATATTATGGAAGCGCTCAGGCTTTAAAAAAAATAGATCTTGATTTTACTAAAAATACAGTAACAGCACTTATAGGACCATCAGGCTGCGGAAAATCAACTTTTCTAAGAACTATAAATAGGATGAATGATTTAATAAGTACTGTTAAAATAGATGGGCAGGTTTTGTTTGAGGGGAAGGACGTATACAAAGATTATGATGAAATAGAACTTAGAAAAAGGGTAGGTATGGTGTTTCAAAAACCAAATCCATTTCCTATGTCCATATACGATAATGTGGCGTATGGACCTAGAATACACGGTATAAAGAATAAAAGTAAACTAGATGAACTTGTGGAAAAAAGTTTAAAAGGATCTGCACTTTGGGATGAAGTTAAGGATCGATTAAAAAAGAGTGCGCTTGGTTTATCGGGAGGACAACAGCAAAGACTTTGTATAGCAAGAACTCTTGCAGTTGAACCTGAAGTTCTTTTGATGGATGAACCCACTTCTGCACTTGACCCTATATCAACACTAAAAATAGAAGAATTAATGGATGAATTAAAACATAAGTATACTGTAATTATAGTAACTCATAATATGCAGCAGGCGGGAAGAATCTCTGATAACACAGCATTCTTTTTAAACGGTGAAGTTATAGAAAACGGCAAAACAGAGGATATTTTTTATAAACCAAAGGACAAGAGAACTGAGGATTATATAACGGGAAGATTTGGATAA
- a CDS encoding NAD(P)H-dependent glycerol-3-phosphate dehydrogenase: MSDVTFIGGGSFGTALAIILAKKGYDIVIWDRNKDILDDINTLRSNTRYLPNSIIPCNVKASGDIEKATKESKYIVLAVPSFAIRDVCKKIKGSLKENQIIVTIAKGMEEESKKRLSEVIKEELYKNPVVVLSGPSHAEEVANDIPTTVVVTSTDMKYAEQVQDVFMTNSFRVYTNSDIVGVEIGGAVKNIIALASGICDGIGYGDNTKAALMTRGMSEIMRIGIKLGGKPETFFGLTGIGDLIVTCTSMHSRNRKAGILIGRGMSCDEACKKIGMVVEGVKACHTFYELKNSLGVSMPITNSIYKVLFENGIPKKEVSELMRRDKKYEYYF, encoded by the coding sequence ATGAGTGATGTGACATTCATAGGTGGGGGAAGTTTCGGAACAGCACTTGCAATAATATTAGCTAAAAAGGGCTATGATATTGTAATTTGGGATAGAAACAAAGATATACTTGATGATATAAACACACTAAGATCAAATACAAGATATCTTCCTAACAGCATAATACCTTGTAATGTTAAAGCCTCCGGGGATATTGAAAAAGCTACTAAGGAAAGTAAATATATTGTTCTCGCAGTACCATCTTTTGCAATTAGAGATGTATGCAAAAAAATAAAGGGCTCTTTAAAAGAAAATCAAATAATTGTTACCATAGCTAAAGGCATGGAAGAAGAAAGTAAAAAAAGATTATCAGAGGTAATCAAAGAAGAACTTTATAAAAATCCTGTTGTAGTTTTATCTGGGCCCAGTCATGCAGAAGAGGTTGCAAATGATATTCCAACAACTGTAGTAGTTACATCTACAGATATGAAATATGCAGAACAGGTTCAAGATGTTTTTATGACCAACAGCTTTAGAGTATACACTAATAGTGATATTGTTGGAGTTGAAATTGGTGGAGCTGTTAAAAATATAATAGCTTTAGCATCAGGCATATGTGACGGAATTGGTTATGGCGATAATACAAAGGCAGCACTTATGACACGTGGTATGAGCGAAATAATGCGAATAGGTATAAAGCTTGGTGGAAAACCTGAAACCTTCTTTGGACTTACAGGAATAGGGGATCTTATAGTTACTTGCACTAGTATGCATAGTAGAAATAGAAAAGCTGGCATACTAATAGGAAGAGGTATGTCCTGTGATGAAGCATGTAAAAAAATAGGGATGGTTGTAGAAGGTGTTAAAGCATGTCATACTTTTTATGAACTTAAGAATTCTTTGGGTGTGTCTATGCCAATTACAAATTCTATATACAAGGTTTTGTTTGAAAATGGTATACCTAAAAAAGAAGTGTCTGAACTTATGAGAAGAGATAAAAAATACGAGTACTATTTTTAA
- the pstA gene encoding phosphate ABC transporter permease PstA, whose product MKSKLYDKIATIILYLISVFVVLLLAAFIIYIVYRGHDSLNLSFLFGKPKIAESGGGIGPELFNSFYMLIVSLIITIPIGVGAGIYMAEYAKEGKILSFIRLCIETMASLPSIVVGLFGLLVFVTMTHWGYTILSGALVITILNLPSMTRVSENAIKASSSKVKEASLGLGATQWQTIKNIVLPSAMPEILTGIILASGRIFGEAAALLYTAGMSAPELNFKSISLVDKASAFSLFRPAETLAVHIWKLNSEGMIPDATKIANGSSAVLVLMVLVFNFIARIIGRKIYSLYSGK is encoded by the coding sequence ATGAAATCTAAACTATACGACAAAATAGCTACAATAATTTTATACTTGATTTCCGTATTTGTTGTTTTACTACTGGCAGCATTTATAATTTATATAGTTTATAGAGGACATGATTCCTTAAATTTGAGTTTTTTATTTGGTAAACCTAAAATAGCGGAAAGCGGCGGCGGAATAGGGCCAGAACTTTTTAATTCTTTTTACATGCTTATAGTATCACTTATTATAACAATACCTATTGGGGTAGGTGCAGGTATATATATGGCTGAATATGCAAAAGAGGGGAAAATATTAAGCTTTATAAGACTATGCATAGAAACTATGGCATCACTGCCATCAATAGTTGTTGGTTTATTTGGATTATTAGTATTTGTAACAATGACACATTGGGGATATACGATATTATCAGGAGCGCTTGTCATAACTATTTTAAATCTACCTTCTATGACAAGAGTATCGGAAAATGCTATAAAAGCTTCTTCTAGTAAAGTTAAGGAAGCGAGTTTAGGTCTTGGAGCTACACAGTGGCAAACCATAAAAAATATAGTACTTCCATCTGCAATGCCGGAAATTTTAACGGGGATAATTTTAGCGTCAGGCAGAATTTTTGGAGAAGCAGCTGCACTTCTATATACTGCTGGAATGAGTGCACCAGAGCTTAATTTTAAGAGCATAAGTTTGGTAGACAAAGCTTCAGCCTTTAGTTTATTCAGACCAGCTGAAACTTTGGCTGTTCATATATGGAAGCTTAATTCTGAAGGTATGATTCCAGATGCAACAAAAATTGCCAATGGTTCTTCTGCTGTACTAGTACTCATGGTTTTAGTATTTAACTTTATAGCAAGGATCATAGGAAGAAAAATATATAGTTTATACAGCGGTAAGTAA
- the phoU gene encoding phosphate signaling complex protein PhoU has product MTRKIFESDLEELHSELLRMGSMAEKQIYDCMEALEKQDETMAETIIKKDDIIDDMQKEIENKVIRLIAMQQPIVAEDLRNIFTTVKIITDLERLGDHAVDIAKAIKRLNGEKHHEIVKEIWNMGSKVKSMIKDSLDAYVERNLDKAYEVCKRDDEVDALYKRIFNELLDIMSEDKSKINQLTQFLFVCKYLERIGDRTTNVCESTIYLITGKQVDLND; this is encoded by the coding sequence ATGACAAGAAAAATTTTTGAATCTGATTTAGAGGAGCTTCACTCTGAGCTTTTGAGAATGGGCAGTATGGCAGAAAAGCAGATATACGATTGTATGGAAGCTTTAGAAAAGCAGGATGAAACTATGGCTGAAACAATTATAAAAAAAGATGACATAATAGATGATATGCAAAAGGAAATAGAAAATAAGGTTATAAGACTTATTGCAATGCAGCAGCCAATAGTTGCAGAAGATTTGAGGAATATATTTACTACGGTAAAAATAATAACTGATTTAGAAAGGCTAGGAGATCATGCTGTAGATATAGCAAAAGCTATAAAAAGATTGAATGGTGAGAAGCATCATGAAATCGTAAAAGAAATATGGAATATGGGCAGTAAAGTTAAATCAATGATAAAAGATTCATTAGATGCATATGTTGAAAGAAACTTAGATAAAGCTTATGAGGTTTGTAAAAGAGATGATGAAGTAGATGCTTTATATAAGAGAATTTTTAATGAACTTTTGGATATAATGAGTGAAGACAAGAGCAAAATAAATCAGCTTACACAATTTTTATTTGTATGTAAGTACCTTGAGAGAATAGGTGACAGAACTACAAATGTGTGTGAAAGTACCATATATCTTATAACAGGTAAGCAAGTAGATCTTAACGATTAA